The Sesamum indicum cultivar Zhongzhi No. 13 linkage group LG9, S_indicum_v1.0, whole genome shotgun sequence genome segment CACACCTCTCACATGGTACAGGATCTCCCTGCAAACATGAATAATGCAAAAATCTTACAATGCAAGAACCACAAACCTGATTTTCTTACATAATAGTTTTAGGCTGCAGGTCCAAGACTGTGTCAAACATATCACACTTCCAACCAATCCATGGATCATTTTCTTGTACTCACTATTTATTGACTATTCATCAGTTACAGAGAATCAGAGAACATTTCACATAATTGTTCAAGACTTGCacaaatatttcttctaaCAGGAAAGCGGATAAAACATTTCTACAAACAAATACAAAGCAGAACTTAgaacaacaacaaacataaatgATTCAAACAATTCATATTGCATTTAAGACATGCATTCCTAAACATGATTTCTTAGAGGAAAGTGAATAAAACATTTCTACAGAAGAATAACAAACATAAACAATAcaataaatcatatttcagTGTATTAACATCCATTACCAACAGGGCGAATTACTCAAGAGTTTGTTACCTTGAGGCCAAGAAATAGAGAAAGAGCAATAGCAACTAATACACTGACAGTGACCAGGAAAGTCTGAGTGTCCACCGTGGGAGAGTCAATTCCTGTGAATAGCAAAATGGGGTGGTTAGGGATTGTGGGCTGGTAGGGAATTTGGCTGAGTGATTGGGAAGAATAACAAGAAATGGTTAatgatgacgatgatgatgaagcTGACCGGAAGGGGATTTCTGAATTTATAGAGAGATTATTGGGAAGactacaaaagaaaagagatgaAGGAACGGAAtgcgaagaagaagaagaagacggGGTCGAGGCGTGAGAGAGAGGTGGCGGTGgttgtggtggtggtggtgccGCCATGAAGCACGGAGGAGATATGGAGATTGTAATATGTGGAGCTCGGCTGCGCTGTCTCGTCTctgctatttctttttcattttattttattttatttctgtgttgtttttatctaaattaaataattgccacataatctttattttttcttctcttacgAATAAAATGGCAGGTGGGGATAAACTCATTTTCACTATCacaattaaaataactaattatcataaaataaataagatatattttaatttggttaaTGTAACTCCATCAACATATTAATAAGTCTAGTTCAATATTTactagattaaatattatactcGATTACTATCGTTttataatacacatatataaaatattcaattaaattaaaattttattaataataattaaaattagaatcaaATCGATGATCAagccataaaataaaaaaattaaaaacatgtATTCATGAGTTTTTTAAGATTAGAAGGATAGGTTGCACCTTATTCATTTGGTACGTATCATTACTttaaaacctttttttttttcagatacACAAATGTGAGTGAAAAATaaggtatattttttattatgcaaTCCATATATAATAGCAAAgacaaagaaataatttgtCCAGCAATTCCAATTACGACTACAAGGTcgatacaattaatttaaaatattaattgatttaaataatttaatattaaatattaaataatcttaattaaaaaaattatatatctgtGGAATGCAAGAATCAATTACtggttataataattaatataggaACCAAAACATGTATACTATAAATGAACAAGTTAGTTCTGATACTCATTTCtctatataaaaatcattaatgacaataatttctcattatGTTTTATGGTACAaacttacaatttaattagtctCTCTCATTGtcatattcttaatttaattggtatttataattcaacAATTGACGAtaatttgaactatatttgtgctatatatatacatttatgtTTAGTTTCTACTTTAAAGATTgtttaacttatttaattattaggtaaactttattataaatatattaaattacatatttaatattattgtatttagaACTATTTTTGCCAATCTCTTTTTAGTGactaacttttaaaatttgagaagaaaaatttatcTCAATTGAAATTCATGTTCACATTTGCAAGCCAACGGAAAAGGGGATAGGATAAagatttttatcttaattttataggTTTCTTAGAAAGAACATAAAAACAATTTtcatgatataaataaaaattaacaaatatgaataaaattagttttataaaaagaCTTAGTTACTGTGCGACGCATGGACGAATACTAGTTATAAGTAATATATTCATGCACATAACTTGCAcgtaatactttttaattaataaaaaatatattcatcttcacgattattttttagtataataacaatacatggtaacataaaaaattaatgcaatacTCAAAATTCAGACAGAAACTTTCATCAAAATAGaagtatctaaaaataaaatccaagcATACTTCAGAACTCCAATAGATTTCCAAGGCTTTCAAAAGAGAACCAAACAAAGTCCTAATTGTCTGTATCTTGCACATGCTTTAATTTGTAAACATTCACGTGTCTAGtcttctatatacatatcaatcTATTACATAGCAGAGACAATGTTAAAACAAAATGACATTCTCTCCTTGTAACCTTTCCTATTCAGAATTAATGATGCAAGAATGTCCTGATAGCTAGCCTAGTACAAAGCATTTTCCAGTAAGGTTCTATTGACTAAACCACCACAATGTTCCAATATTATTGAAGGCTTCAATACATCGAGATAGAACTGTATaacaacaaagaaacaatATAATAAACACTATCTCAGTACAACATTTGTAAAGCTAAATGACAATTACTGCAGGAAAGCAAAAACCAAGTTAAATAACTTTCCATCtatctatgtatatatttcggtatatataattaaaagaacaCACTCTCCAAACACTAATGTACATGAAACCAAGTTTTCAATTGGCAACCTTAAATACTATATACAACTCATACAAGCAATCCGAAACCTAATCCCGACCGCCCATTTGTAGTCGTTGATTGGTCATCCACGCCAACAAATTCGGAACACCCCACAATAAGCCTGTTGGGTTACTGCAAATGGTCACCAAATCCAGCAGCAAGAGAAATTCTTcaatatgtgtgtatatatatatatatattacactaTCAACTTTGACAGATATAACAGTGATGATTACCAAGATCCGGCCATGCAAGGACCCATTGGCTGCCACCCTCCTAATTGTATATCCTCATAGGCATGTCATGTGAGGTGTGATACTGAAAAGTAGAGGTCATTGCTGATATTAGTTTGAACTATTCTTACAGAAGACAGAAACATATAATTGCAACcgaaaatataaatcaattaacatGTCATGAATTCTCAAACTCTGTATGTTGTATgccttatttttgtttctggaACAACTAAGGTCGTGTTGTGTTCTCTAACAAGTCGTATTAATTTTTCGTTTTGCACTCAAAATGAAAAGGCACATAACTTATAAGTGTAGTAGATAACTAAAAAGACATGTAACATGAAATATTATGCTTTTCACAAATCTTTCTCAAAGATTATCAATGAGGAACATAAGCAAActtgtacaaaaaatataagatttcTATATGTGTGCAATTCTTTATTCCTTTAAACAATATAGAGATGGTTCTTGTCTTCAATCTAAAagaagatataaatattttatcaacatTTATTTGGGGGTATCACAAGAACATAATTGGTctatacaaatacaaaaaacaataaaaaataaaaaagaattattataaagtaaGTGAAATGACAAGCAAGCATAATTAGATGTATTACCTTCTTCCTTTCTTCCTGAGATCCTCAAGCACATCACTAACAGCACTTTCTTCCGGCAGGCTGATAATGTGACTTTCAAGCtatatattgaaaagaaagaggaTATTAGAATGTTTGgtaaacatataataaatgtgCAGGTTTTGTGCACGAGAAGATCTTATGCATTTGCTTGTGCATTGTCTTGTGCAAGTCCATGCGTATGCACACGCTTATGAACATAAAGTTCAATTATGAATGAGTACTCACTTCAGTTTTTGCTGCATGGCTGGAAGCTATTTTTAGGATTCTCAGCTCTTGTAATCTAGCAAGGTATATCTAGCAGTTTGAAGTACAGAATACTAGAAGAGTAGTGAACAAGAAAATAACGTTTACTAGTTTCACATCCTCATCAAATGAACCCCAACTCACAGTTGTATGAATGTGTACCTGATTGGGATGTAGCAGCATCTCCAACAAGTTCTGTACTCCTTGGTATCTTATAGGATGAGCTTTTGATTGCtgagagtagatattgtgCGATGTAAGTCGCATTTTGGACGGATCGTCGACTCCGAGTTGGTTTGCTACTCTCTCAACAACTGCATCATAATGAATCAAGCTTTGACCTTCACAATCAGTGAAATTTAAATGTCAATGTTAAGCAGGTCAATATTACTATTACTGATCATAATACAAGAAGTTATCCTTTTGTGTTAAAAGTCTGTCTTCTATTGAACTTAgagttgtaaacaaaattcatcatcTCTAAGCCTTTTCAAGGAGCGACAGTGGATAAAACacaaaatgttaaaatatatttgatcaaGAGAAGCAATATGCTTAATATGGCAAATgtagtttaattttgttggaaCAAACTTTTAACCTATTTCCTTAATGGCACAAGTTTCCATCCATTAAAGAAGTCAAAACATGTAGCTCATGAAAATCCAGAAAATTATCACAAGGCAAAAGTAATGAAGAGTATGAGTTGTAAATgaagatttaaatatttatcaacaCTTTTTTTGGGGGACCACAAGGACATAATTAGTCTATACAAATACATAaacattaaaaacaaaaaagagtactagtatagaaaaatttgacaatttgaataaaaaaagaattatcacAAAGTAAGCATATATGACAAGCAAACATTATTTATGTCTATAGTATATCATGTCTATAGAATgaatcaatattaataacaCATGGTCTAAGAAACGGACAAGAACAAACCATGTAatctgaaaaaattaaaagaagcaTAAATATTCTTCAatgtttaaatattatgaaaaatgtaGTAATGTTATAAGtaaaatcatttaaatattagctaatgaatttatttacttttgattgttatttttataattttctattgtaaaatattcaataatttattgaatttttatgagattctatataaatttaatatatatttcgaAAGTTGCGCTTGCATCTTACTAGCATATTtatttccatatatattattaaaagaatagaCAACCTTCCAACACTAATGTACATGAAGCCAATTCGTTTTCAATTGGAGACCTAATCCTTACTGCCCATTTGAAGCAATTGATCGGTCATCCATGCCAACAAATCTGGAACATCCCACAATAAGCCGTTGCATTACATGCGAACAGACACGAAATCACAATAAGAGAAGCtcttcaatatatatatatatatatatatatatataaagagagagagagaaatatatattacactcTCAACTGTCAcataataagtaaatatttttaaagaattcaCAATCGTTTACACAAtgtaatatacataattaatcaatataaaatttaaaagtcaAAAACTAATTTCAACTTGCCCTTTTTTTATCATCTCAATCAAAAGGAGCATAAAAGTCTGTATTTTCCATGTACAACGTTATCAATTTAATTGCAATCGATCAATAGGATTTGTGCCTCACATAATtgtaaagaaacaaaagcaaaaagaaaaagaaagaaaagaagaaagaaaaaaacaaggaAACATAGGATGCATCTTTCCTCTGCTTTGAAATGTCTTTTAAACTCTATTAGGACCTAAAATCTGagtaagaaaagaaaatatatatataaaaaatcttatCATAATAACTAGAAACATTAGAATGTGAAAATTGGGTGTCCATTTGTCGTATTTAGTTTTTGGTcattaagtattttaataacaattcCTTTTACTTTCAAGATTGATCTTAGCAATGAAAAAATTCGCCTTAAAAGCTCACATTGAATactctctatttttattttaggaaaGCACATAAATGTCTTGAGAACAGAacaattgaacaataataacattatttaaatgtgGTGGATAAaacattttgtttcttctaaATATTATCCATTTAAATGGTATAGTTAAACAAATGTCACTCATCTccctttcaaatattttaatcgcAAAACCTGCAAAAGTGTaacacaaacataaaaaaaagcaaaaaaatataaaataactattatatcaaaagatacaaaaaatgTAAGACTTCTATATGCGTCTTTTTTATTCCCCTAAACAAATATAGAGATGGTTTCTTGTCTTCAAATTGCAAATgaagatttaaatatttataaatattttttttgggggaaCCCACAAGGACATAATTAGTTTATacaaatacataaaagaaacattaaaaatataaaagattacTACTGTAGGAAAGTTTGACAattggaataaagaaaaaattattataaagtaaaTGACAAGCAAGCATAATCAGATGTATTaccttcttcctcctcaagCACATCATTGACAGTGCTTTCTTCCGGCAGCCTGATATTGTGAGTTTCCAGCtttatattgaaaagaaagaaggtaTTTAAtgtaaaacatataataattatgcaGGTTTCGTGCACATGCAGGTCTTTTGCGCTTGCAGGTTTCGTGCATGTGTAGGTCTTGTTCAAgtgcatgcatatacataCGCTTATGAACATGAACTCCAATTATAAAATGAGTACTCATTTCAGTTTTTGCCGCATGTCTGAAAGCTATTTTTAGCATCCTCAACTCTTGTAATTCGGGCAGAGGTACATCAAATACTTCGAAGTATAGAATGTCACAAGGATGAACAAGAAAGTAACGTTTGTTGTTTCGTGTCCTCATCAAAGAAACCCCAGCTCACAGTTGTATAAATGTGTACCTGATTGTAATGCAGCAACATCTCCAACAAGTTCTCTGCTCCTTGGTATCTTTTAGGATGAGCTTTCGGTTGCTGAGAGTAGATGTTGTGTGATGTAAGCCATATTTTGGATGGGTCATCGACACCATGTTTGTTTGCTACTTTTTCGACAACTccatcatatgaatcaagcttTTGATCTTcacaatcaataaaattttaaatagtaatgTTAAGCAGATCAATATTACCAGTCATAATATaggaaattacaattttgtgTTAAAACTCTGTCTTCTACTGGACTTACATGTATAAACACAATTCATCCTCTTTAGGCCTTTCCAGGGATTGAAAGTGGAGAACCAGCACAACAGTCAACACAAAATGTTAGAATATATTTGAGCAAGAGATGCAGTATGCTTAATATGATGAGGGTAGTTCAATGTTGTCAGAACAAACCTTTAACCTATTTCCTTACTGGCACAAGTTTCTCAAAGTGCCATCAAAGAAACTACAAATAATGCAGTCCAAACATGTGGCTCAtgaaaatccaagaaaattaCTCAAGGCAAAAATAATGAAGAGTATGACTTGTAAATgaagatttaaatatttatcaacatTTTTTGGGGGACCACAAGAACATAATTAGTCTATACAAAtacataaaacaataaaaacaaaaaagattaCTAATATAGCAAAGTTTGACAGTTCGactaagaaaaaattattataatgtaaGTGGAAATGATAAACAAgcataatttatgtatatagtatATTTCTGTCTATGTAATGAATCAATAGACATGCACATGGTCTAAGAAGGGGCAATAACAAACAtgtattgttgaaaaattaaaagaagaatgcataaatatttttcagtgtgtaaatattatgaaaactATATTAATGCTATAATTAGCTaatgctttttattttactttatttatgaatttcatGACATGTAACTTTtctatgaatttatttacttttggtcgttatttctataattttctattgtaaaatattcaataatttattgagtttCTTATGAGATTctgtataaatttaatatatatttcaaaagttgcacGTGCATTTTactagtgtatatatataattaaaagaatagaCACCTTCCCAACACTAATGTACATGAAGCCACTTAGTTTTCAATGACAACCTCAAATACActagtatatgtatatgtatacattattaaaagaatagaCACCATCCCAACACAGACGTAGATGAAGCCACTTAGTTTTCAATTGACAACCttaaatactatataaaaCTTATACAAGAAGTCCGAAATCTAATCCTCACTGCCATTTCTGGATTAGTTGATCAGTCATCCACGCCAACAAATGTGGAACATCCCACAACAAGCCGTTGCGTTACATGTGAATGGACATGAAATCCCACAGAGAGAAGCTCcccaatttttatatatatatatattactctCAACTTTCACAAGCATTACTGCTGATGATCTTTTACA includes the following:
- the LOC105170094 gene encoding ubiquitin carboxyl-terminal hydrolase 12-like, encoding MNCVYTYQKLDSYDGVVEKVANKHGVDDPSKIWLTSHNIYSQQPKAHPKRYQGAENLLEMLLHYNQLETHNIRLPEESTVNDVLEEEEGQSLIHYDAVVERVANQLGVDDPSKMRLTSHNIYSQQSKAHPIRYQGVQNLLEMLLHPNQLESHIISLPEESAVSDVLEDLRKKGRSITPHMTCL
- the LOC105170092 gene encoding protein SPA, chloroplastic, which codes for MAAPPPPQPPPPLSHASTPSSSSSSHSVPSSLFFCSLPNNLSINSEIPFRSASSSSSSLTISCYSSQSLSQIPYQPTIPNHPILLFTGIDSPTVDTQTFLVTVSVLVAIALSLFLGLKGDPVPCERCAGNGGTKCVFCNDGKMKAETGLVDCKVCKGAGLILCKNCGGSGYSKRL